AGAATAGTATAATTTAACAAAACTACATGGGATTTTTATATCATAAAAAATGTAGCTAATAGATCTCATATACAAAATAACTATCAATTTTAGGAAACTATACATTATAAAATAaggtttttttaaatatattttaattactaTATTTACTTTAAATTTTAGTGATTTTACAAGTCGAGGGCTTTTCAGCCTTATTTAGCattgtatatatttattatttgaaaaaaagcTATATCACCAAACACAAGCGCAGGGGCATTCTCACGCTCGACTAAGACCAGTCTAAATCGCTTGCCAAACAAACCCCAAACAAAACGAGGGAAGCAACGGTACATTTTGGCGGGAACCACGTGGCAGTCATATGGGCTATCACCAACTCAGATTTCCCGCCATGAAAACCCTAATATACATAGCAGACCCTTTCAGACAATCAGTGTCTAATCCAAACTCGCCAACATGAGCTCTTCCGAACGCTCTTCCTCCATACCCTTCAGATCCAAGAAACCCCTAAGCAAAATCCCTAAGGCCCAAAACCTAGATCTTAGCGCTGTTAGCTCCAAGACTCCAGAGAAGCCGCCGGTGCTTCCTCGCCGGGCCGGGAACCGAAATGTAGCTTTGTCTCTAAAGCAAGTAAGAAAAGCAGCTGAAAGCATCCGTGAATCATCGAACCAGAACAGCCCCCGCGATGGGAAGGACCGGATCTCTTCTGCTCGACGGAAAATCGTGGACTTTCCGGCGGGGAGCGCCGCCGGAAAGAAAAAGGCCGATGCCGATGTGCCTAAGTTACCGGAAAGGTAAAATATCTTTAGGTTTCTTTATGTATTTTAGGAATGTGACTGTTTGTTTATTCCTAATAACTGGGAGAAATTGTTTTGCAGGTTTGAGATTCTTGGAGAGTTTTTCAATAGTTTGGGTAATTCGATTCGGTTGTTGCAGCTGAAAGGTTCGGCGACGAATTTTACTAATATTCGCCCGAAAATCGAGTATTTTACCGATAGGTATACTATAATTTTCTTGGTCGATGCATTTTGTACTAGTCTGAAATGGGTTTTATTTGTAATTTAATGTTGGTCAATGAGGGGGAAAAAGAAGGAATTTGTGTAAATAAACTTTGATTGGTTGCTGATATTCTGGAAATGAAATTGATTAGAGGGATCTGTTTGGTTAGAGGTATTATGGAAGAATCAAATCCAAACTATTGTATTCACTAATTTTAACTAGCTCCTTTAAATGAAAGATCAAACTGAACTaggttttcaatttttttttctgttcAAGCAAGGTGCTCTTACTTGTGTATCGTGATTaacatcttgtatttttttttcaggAGGTTTACATATAGTCACTTGGCTCAGTTGAAATTTATTTTACCTGAGGCAATTGAGATAAAGAAGACGCTAATATTCAATGAGAAAACGAGTTGTATGAAGCCAGATCTTCATATTTCTTTGAATCTGGACGCATTAGAGAGTGACGGGAAGTTAAAATCTGAAGATCGGAATTTGTACCTTAGAAGCGTCTTCCAGTCCCGGCTTGCAGATTATTCAAGATCTCATCCTGAGGTATATCTAATTCATTTTGAAGAAGACATATGTTTTACTCATagtatttatttatcttttaacaAATTTTGACACTGTTAAGGAAGATTGACTTCAAATTTGAAAATCACATCTAGCTAGGTTGTAGATATCTGCTGATCATAATTTTGCTCAATAGATTAGGTTTTGTGACATTCATGTTCTGAGTAATTAATTTGGTGTTCATTTTAATGATATCATTTATACAAGTCTCAGCAATTTGAGACTTGGTGTGCTGGAATAGTGGCTGCTTATGATGGACATATCCATTCTAAGAGGATGGAAATCAGAAAGTAATTAGGAAGAATTGATGTAATGCCAATATCTTGTATTGTGCTTTTTCCCTAACCAAGTAAAGTTGTTTGATCTATTTTTAGGATCTTGAAGTACCAAAAGAAATGCTGCCAGAGCCATTCAACCTTCTAGGGCAAGGTGTAAATTCAGGCTCTATTAAAGTTCCACCATCATCTTCTTGTGAGGCAGTAGCTGATGTGCAATCAGTTGGTCAAGAATCTAATAAAATTCATGAAGAACTGCAGGCAATTCGGTCTTCTCCTATAAAAGAGGACAAAGTGTCTGATTCAGCACTGCTTTCGAAGACATTATCTGAGAAATCTGAAAACCGACGACCTGCAGTAGCAACTCATCTTCCTCAAACTTTCCAAAGTCGCTTTTCTCAAAGACTGAAAAGCAATAAAGTAGATGACATGCCCCCAAAATCATTCAAGCCTTCAGCCCAACCTCGAGGTGATTTAGTTGCTCACTCATGCCCAAACACAACTTCCTCCAGTGAGGAAGTGGACTTTGGCAAGGAGTTTTCCTCATTGAATGCAACTCCGAGCAAAGTGCTATCTGCCTTCAACAGCGACGAAGGCACTCCCATAAAAAATGCTAGTACTCAGTCAACTCCAGTTAAGCCTGCCTTCAACAGTGAAGAAGGCACTCCGATGAAAAATGCTGGTATTCAGTCAACTCCAGCAAAGCCTGATTCTACACCAGCCAGGCTGATGACTGCCACACCTGTGTTGCGTCCATCAAAGAGAAGTTACATGAGCCCGGAGGATAATTCTATTAGCGACAAGTTGGT
The genomic region above belongs to Humulus lupulus chromosome 1, drHumLupu1.1, whole genome shotgun sequence and contains:
- the LOC133785285 gene encoding CDT1-like protein b, whose translation is MSSSERSSSIPFRSKKPLSKIPKAQNLDLSAVSSKTPEKPPVLPRRAGNRNVALSLKQVRKAAESIRESSNQNSPRDGKDRISSARRKIVDFPAGSAAGKKKADADVPKLPERFEILGEFFNSLGNSIRLLQLKGSATNFTNIRPKIEYFTDRRFTYSHLAQLKFILPEAIEIKKTLIFNEKTSCMKPDLHISLNLDALESDGKLKSEDRNLYLRSVFQSRLADYSRSHPEDLEVPKEMLPEPFNLLGQGVNSGSIKVPPSSSCEAVADVQSVGQESNKIHEELQAIRSSPIKEDKVSDSALLSKTLSEKSENRRPAVATHLPQTFQSRFSQRLKSNKVDDMPPKSFKPSAQPRGDLVAHSCPNTTSSSEEVDFGKEFSSLNATPSKVLSAFNSDEGTPIKNASTQSTPVKPAFNSEEGTPMKNAGIQSTPAKPDSTPARLMTATPVLRPSKRSYMSPEDNSISDKLVRRQPRTRSLIFDSPVKNNRAKDEALDINCDLIDKDLLDILPENLLLSIREKEIKAKEERDPAITLAKRRRQMIASLPKLFNMIHFLFQSINRSVITKEELIYKIISSHFDVVDKREVDEQLSLLVELVPDWISEKLGSGGDLLFRINKLTSPESIRSRLEEAK